In Phragmites australis chromosome 16, lpPhrAust1.1, whole genome shotgun sequence, one DNA window encodes the following:
- the LOC133895736 gene encoding heavy metal-associated isoprenylated plant protein 23-like, giving the protein MGGAVSELAGAGRERRSRKRKQFHTVELKVRMDCDGCELKVRNTLATMKGVESVDINRKQQKVTVQGFVEPQRVLRRAQSTGKRTELWPYVPYTNPYVAPPSYDKRAPPGHVRRVDSLIAPAGGQEESLATLFSDDNPNACSLM; this is encoded by the exons ATGGGAGGCGCAGTGTCGGAGCTGGCCGGAGCCGGCAGAGAGAGGCGGAGCAGGAAGAGGAAGCAGTTCCACACGGTGGAGCTGAAGGTGAGGATGGACTGCGACGGCTGTGAGCTCAAGGTCAGGAACACCCTTGCCACCATGAAAG GGGTGGAGTCGGTGGACATCAACCGGAAGCAGCAGAAGGTGACGGTGCAGGGGTTCGTGGAGCCGCAGCGGGTGCTGAGGCGTGCCCAGTCCACGGGGAAGCGAACCGAGCTGTGGCCCTACGTACCCTACACCAACCCCTACGTGGCGCCGCCGTCCTATGACaagagggcgccgccggggcaCGTGCGCAGGGTGGACTCCCTCATCGCGCCCGCCGGCGGCCAGGAGGAGAGCCTCGCCACGCTCTTCAGCGACGACAACCCCAACGCCTGCTCGCTCATGTGA